The following are encoded together in the Triticum dicoccoides isolate Atlit2015 ecotype Zavitan chromosome 6B, WEW_v2.0, whole genome shotgun sequence genome:
- the LOC119324391 gene encoding uncharacterized protein LOC119324391, with protein MVLGGCGNGADGARADQFNGGSSTGQRQQHGGRPLDWKENVFVDSESEDNDGVSEDGEDAPSMHDQQEAQMQVEKETQIQVEKDAPPRDGNLETRRSVRLVKKKTKGVNSLYPVA; from the exons ATGGTGCTCGGCGGCTGCGGCAACGGAGCTGATGGAGCGCGAGCCGACCAGTTCAACGGAGGCAGTAGCACGGGGCAGCGGCAGCAGCATGGAGGGCGTCCGCTTGACTGGAAAG AGAATGTATTTGTTGATAGTGAGAGTGAGGATAATGATGGGGTGAGTGAGGATGGGGAAGATGCTCCATCCATGCATGATCAGCAAGAGGCGCAAATGCAAGTGGAAAAAGAGACACAAATTCAAGTGGAAAAGGACGCACCTCCAAGAGATGGCAATTTGGAGACCCGTAGATCTGTACGGCTTGTCAAGAAGAAGACCAAGGGCGTCAACAGCCTATACCCTGTTGCTTAG
- the LOC119321607 gene encoding uncharacterized protein LOC119321607 translates to MRMIGNFWYQHTSVVGMVKSAIEMHNKKSQVQSSYEVHVICGVNQDVGGRADPMRPFQHISHCSHINFLATQVAGTPKLFFAECRNVGSKEAVLCCPVDMPLPGSEQVRCLYCESGGRTMVHPTKESFLGRDREFEEMFRGEGDTSDDVMSHSYYITLYLDNLEEDRIYGDYSCDSELQEEVRLLDIN, encoded by the exons ATGAGAATGATAGGCAACTTCTGGTACCAGCACACCAGTGTGGTGGGAATGGTGAAGTCTGCAATCGAGATGCACAACAAGAAAAGCCAG GTACAATCCAGCTATGAGGTCCATGTTATCTGCGGTGTCAATCAGGACGTGGGTGGCCGTGCGGACCCAATGAGGCCCTTTCAACACATTAGCCATTGCTCCCACATCAACTTCCTTGCCACTCAGGTTGCTGGCACTCCAAAGCTCTTCTTTGCCGAGTGTCGCAACGTCGGCTCCAAGGAGGCGGTGTTGTGCTGTCCTGTTGATATGCCACTTCCAGGCTCTG AGCAAGTCCGTTGCCTTTACTGTGAGTCCGGAGGGAGGACCATGGTGCACCCGACGAAGGAGAGTTTCCTGGGGCGTGACAGAGAGTTTGAGGAGATGTTCCGCGGCGAAGGAGACACCAGTGATGACGTCATGTCTCACAGCTATTACATAACCTTGTATTTGGATAATCTGGAGGAGGACCGGATCTACGGCGATTACAGCTGCGACAGTGAACTCCAAGAGGAAGTGCGGTTGCTTGACATAAATTAA
- the LOC119321609 gene encoding uncharacterized protein LOC119321609 → MVIVCLYASSAKEFETETVLSSFTCKDPITKERVYGPHNLGSWGSEFKPDQDLEQGVRKELLAKIRRYYDRVNIVDEGFCFGLLDPVSNIVVAEAIAQSKLLVVDEEDKAELAEDSHGRQRPILRCIFERSLDGLIAFLVALFPYLTYYRAEWYLNKANLDPLVAADLIIKHRGMEQTFRFLSDTTVAAVGMALRCVAAAAQHPNPRKFALGWKLLSPFLCKINTLLSPPYAAQDPGLLIDIQELLQQPEPPALFVLEEAWRLASKRTGSNLNHPEMQVPLLPTLRHLLLTTIHGYYLEALACLPKDKLRGSHQYHYSLLHAGHCYGPLDPVSNIIVNTLWYAQAYPLKLEKKIDIEVISTKALLRIALRSLYGLISFLCTRHPTLTLGEAMQKLQLAGAYLQKADDPSHHDGGVEQEAYMAAAKAAHHPKPLEQAHFLGPSNSMLKGCLELLNQNEDAKVRTLILGHFQTAFSFSAEKNKFRPNFGHLARARYMGLSAE, encoded by the exons ATGGTTATTGTATGCTTATATGCAA GTTCAG CAAAGGAGTTTGAAACTGAAACAGTCCTGTCCAGTTTCACCTGCAAGGACCCCATAACCAAGGAACGGGTCTATGGTCCGCATAATCTAGGTAGTTGGGGCAGTGAATTCAAGCCGGACCAAGATCTGGAACAGGGGGTCAGAAAGGAGCTCCTCGCCAAGATCCGGCGCTACTACGATCGGGTGAACATCGTCGACGAAGGCTtctgctttggcctactagatccgGTCTCCAACATCGTCGTTGCCGAAGCAATCGCCCAAAGCAAGCTGCTGGTGGTGGACGAGGAAGACAAGGCCGAGCTGGCTGAGGACTCACATGGTCGTCAACGGCCGATACTACGGTGCATTTTTGAGCGGTCGCTCGACGGTCTCATCGCCTTTCTGGTGGCCCTCTTTCCCTACCTCACCTACTACAGGGCCGAGTGGTATCTCAACAAGGCTAATTTGGATCCCCTCGTGGCCGCCGACCTCATCATCAAGCACCGAGGGATGGAACAGACCTTCAGGTTTCTATCTGACACCACCGTGGCAGCCGTTGGAATGGCGCTAAGATGTGTTGCAGCTGCCGCCCAGCACCCCAACCCGCGGAAGTTCGCTCTAGGGTGGAAGCTACTGTCCCCTTTTCTCTGCAAGATCAACACCCTGCTTTCACCACCCTACGCAGCCCAAGACCCCGGTCTGCTCATCGACATCCAGGAACTACTTCAGCAACCTGAACCACCTGCTCTTTTCGTCCTGGAGGAAGCCTGGAGGCTTGCCTCTAAACGCACTGGCAGCAACCTGAACCATCCGGAGATGCAAGTGCCGCTGCTGCCGACTCTGAGGCATTTGCTTCTCACCACCATCCATGGATACTACCTGGAGGCTCTTGCCTGTCTGCCCAAGGACAAGCTGCGGGGCTCGCACCAGTACCACTACAGCTTGCTCCATGCCGGCCACTGCTACGGACCGCTGGACCCTGTCTCCAACATCATCGTTAATACCCTCTGGTATGCCCAAGCCTACCCTCTAAAGCTGGAGAAAAAGATCGACATCGAGGTCATCAGCACCAAAGCCCTGCTGCGAATCGCACTCCGATCCCTGTATGGCCTCATCTCCTTCCTTTGCACCCGCCACCCCACCCTCACGCTGGGTGAAGCCATGCAAAAACTGCAGCTGGCTGGGGCCTATCTCCAAAAGGCCGATGATCCAAGCCATCACGATGGTGGTGTCGAACAAGAAGCCTACATGGCTGCTGCCAAAGCCGCACACCACCCCAAACCTCTTGAACAGGCCCACTTCCTCGGACCATCTAATTCCATGCTCAAAGGCTGCTTGGAACTCCTCAACCAAAACGAAGATGCCAAGGTCCGCACATTAATTCTGGGCCACTTCCAAACTGCGTTTTCATTTTCGGCCGAAAAAAATAaatttcggccgaatttcggccatctcgcTAGGGCCCGATATATGGGCCTATCGGCCGAATAA